Below is a genomic region from Cynocephalus volans isolate mCynVol1 chromosome 14, mCynVol1.pri, whole genome shotgun sequence.
TCGGGATCCTGCTGGGGAAGGAGATCTGTGACGTTGACTCCTTACTTGGCCACTTACTCAGGAACCTCCCTccttctgtgcctcaatttctcctCCTGTCAAGTAGGTGGATTCAGTATCGCCATcaactctcccacccccaggctgaGGAAGAGGCttggtatgtttttgttttttgcttgggGAAATCTTACCTTCAAAGTACAATGTTTTTATTACAGACATTTGAGAAAACAATAGCAGTAGCCATTGATGGGCTTAATGACAATAATTgagaaatgggagagagagagtgggagtgGAGGACCTGGGGCCTGGGCTACTTATTTCCCAAGTCCCCAAGGGTTTCTTGTCCTTGGGAAGCTGAGACCTAGACTCCCCAACCCGTAGTGCCCCCacatcagaaaatataaaaaagcctAAATGGCAGGTACTAATTGCACCATAGGTAGAGTCTATCATGCGAGGCAAGGACTATTCCATCCTGCTGCTGATGTGGCTAAAGTTAGAAAGTGATCACTAGGGGAGTAATGCTTTCTCTCCACCTGAGTtggaggaggagcaggcaggCCCTGGGGAGACCAGCCTCCAGGGGGCCAGGAGCCCCCAGCACAGATGCCGAGCTCAGGTGAGTCAGATAGGGAGGCTGTGAGTCAGGGGTGGGGTGGCATAGCCTGCTCCCAGTGACCCTGGGGTGCCAGGCCCCCCCCCAGCCCATTCCTCACTAAAGCCCTGATCCTCATCTGTGGCTCACCCTTTGATGAGGTCCCACTTCCTGTCTGCACCCCGTTATTAACCAGACTGTGCCTTCTACAACTGTGTCCTCTCATCCCTAGCTCTGAGAAAATGGCAGGGTCAGCAATGGGAAGGGCAAGAACTCTTCTGTGGGTCCAGCCCTGACTCAAACTGAAGTCCGTCTTTACTACTGACCCTGCCATGGGCAGCCAGAAACCCTGTGCCTCTCACCCACCCCACAAATCTGTGCTGAATTGGTGCCCTGGGCTGAGCTCAAGGGTCCCAGCAGCCATAGACCCAGCCCCTTTCTCCAGGGCTCTTCATCAGGGGGTGGGGGCTGCCATGGAAACTCACTGTagtagtccattttctgttgcttataacacaatacctgaaagtgggtaatatgcaaagaaaagaaatttctttcttaccgttttagagactgggaagtccaaggtgcagggggcacatctggtgaggcttTCTTATTGGTAGGAACTCTCTACAAAGTCCCGTGCCGAAGCAGGGTGTCACACGTGAGAGCCAGGCGAGAGTGCTTGTTAAAGTGCTCAATTGCTGTCCTGATGTGGCATCCAGTCCACGCCCATGACAGCCCATGAAATCATTAACCCACTTCTCCATAAGTGGACTAACCCATTCATGAGAGTAGTTCTCATTATCCAATCTCCTCTTAAAAGCCACACCTTTCAACAgtgccacactgggaatcaaactcccacatgagctttggagggaacattcaatccacagcactcacaaacttctatttcttctttaaacacAGGTAACACAGGCTAATGCACAGAAACTAGGAAGCACAGGCCAGCAAAACAGTGTTCAAAATTGCCCATGATTCCACCCAGAGATGCTCACTGTTTCATGCCTTCACTGCACGGGCTGCTCTGCAGTCCACTACCTGTGCTTACGTGTGCACTGTATCTTTCAGGTAAAAGACACATTTCCACATCATTTTCTTTGATGACTCTCCAGTGTGTCATGTGAGATGCTCATTTCACCAGCTCCTCGGTGGTGGCCTTTGGGACTGTTTCTGGTATCTTGAATAATGCTGCTGGGAACAACCTACACCTATCCAGCCACCTTTCCCCATGACCTGCTCAGCTACAGGTGACTTTCTGGGTACTGTGCTTGCAGCCAATTATAAAACAGAGACTCGTGTAGACACATCTCTGGGCATATCCTTGATTAGTTCTTTTAGCTGATGACTGGCTGGGGCATGGCTGGGTCAAAGGGCACAGCTCTGCTGGGATTCACCCTCCCAAAGGACTGTGCCTGTAAGCTTATGCCTGTGCTCCAGAGTGAACAGAGTGGGCCCCAGAGGAAGCAAGGAGAGTGCGCCTGGTTCCTGGGCctgtgtgtctggttttatgATCCCTTGGGCCAGGGCTTCACTAGGTAGCTGTGttttcccagcccccagaatgggatatatatttaaaattgggCCACCCTAGATGACCCAGAGCCACTAAGATTCCTCCTGGACCCAGCTCCAAGGCAGCCGTCGCCCAGGACtatctggggagaggagagggagccCTGGTTTCCTTCCCAGAGGCCAAGGGCGGGTCcaggccaggccccgcccccctCCCGCAGGCCTCCGCCCTTGCCCTTCCTGCGCTCAGGGCGGGTGCAGGGTAGCTCAGGAGCCCAAACCTGTCAGGCAGGTTTTGAGAGCCACGGGGACAGAGGGAGCAACACTGGCGAAGGATGCACGGCCTGCCCGCGTGCGCCCGCACCCTCTGCCTCCTGAGCCAGTCCCGCGTGCCCCGCTGCCCACCCGCCAGACCCCATGGTGTGCGCACTGAGCCTCCTGGCGCCCCtgctgggcctggggctggggctggccctGAGCCTGGCGGGGACGGCGGCTGTGGACTGTGGGCCCATCGGCGCGGCCGAGCGCCTGACATTCGCCCCAGCAGCCAGGGCCCGGTGGCTGGTCCCTCGCGTCCGCGCGCCGGGGCCCCTGGACCCCCTCTATGGCACCGTGCGCCGCTTCCTGTCCGTGGTGCAGCTCAACCCCTTCCCTTCAGGTGAGtgtgtcccctcccccagggtgAGCCTCGCTCGGCAGGAACTGGGCCCCCAGACAGCCTCCCTCTACCCCTTCCACCTACCGCGTGTGCCCACCCTGTCAGCAGCACTTGGAGGGTCCCTGGCATTCCTCATCACCATCTTCCTTGGCAGAAGTCCTGGGGTACAAGGGCAACATCTGGAGAGGGCTCCAGAActttgtgtgaccttggtcaagccCCTTTTCCTCTGAGTCTCCGTTTCTCTGTCTGTAAAGTGAAGGAGACTGCATTAGAAGtccattacattaaacctgcGCAGACGTCCTCTGAGTCTAGTGGTGCCAGGGGTTGGGAGCGCTGGGAGGGGATGAAGGACCCCTCTGATCCTCGTCCCTTGCTGTTCAAGAGAAAGGGCAGCCAAGCCCAGCCCCTCTTCTGCCTCTGCCCAGGCTGTAGGGCCTACCCAGAGGGTTAGGAGGGAGGTCTGCAGGCCTCCCTCGGCTGTTCCCTCCTGCAGCAGTGCTGAGGCCTGGGCAGGATGGCACAGGACTGTGGTGACACTGCCTTCTCCAAAGGTGTCATGGTGGTGCGAGGGGGTGGGCCCTGGAGCAAGGCAATGACTGTCCCCAAACTTGGCTCTTTCTGGTAGAGTTGGTCAAGGCCCTGCTGAATGAGCCGTCCTCTGTGAAGGTGGAGGAGGTGAGAACCAGGGAGGTGCTGGGGGAGGGAGCGCAGGGtgagctgggggggtggggtagGAAAGCCTCACTCCACTCGGCTCACCCACCTTGCTGGGTGGGGGTCTCAGGCATCCTTTCCCCTCCTGCCTGGGTGCTGCAGTCAACAGACCTGCGTTGAAACCACACCTCTGCCATTCACCTCCTTGAACTCACGTCGTCATTGTAAGATGACAACAGTGGGGACACCATGCACCTCTTGCACGGGTTCTAGGAGATCCAGGCGCAGGGCCCACTGCACTTGTGCTCCCCACTTCTGGTTTCCCTCCAGAGTCAGGCAGAGGCAGGGCTGGAATGTGGGGGGTCAGGGCAGCCTCTGATGCCCCACTGCCCTGCCCAGGTGGTGCAGTACGAGGCGGGCTATGTGGTCTGCGCTGTGATCGCGGGCCTCTACCTCCTGGCAGTGCCCACCACCGGGCTCTGCTTCTgttgctgccgccgccgccggcgCTGTGGGGGCCGCGTGAAGATGGAGCACAAGGCCATGGCCTGTGAGCGTGGGACCCTCATGGCCTTCCTGCTGCTGACCACCCTCGTGCTGCTGTGAGGGTCTGCCCAGGTCAGGCGGAAGGGGTGGCCATGGCCCGAGGCTCCCATGGGCACTCCACaagtcccttcctcctcccctcccctccatctccaCAGGGTTGGCGTCATCTGTGCCTTTGTCACCAACCAGCATGTGCATGAGCAAACAGGCCCCAGCATGGAGGCTGTGCCTGAAACCCTACTCAGCCTCCAGGGTCTGGCCTCCAATATCCCCCAGGTGAGCACCTAGTCATTCCCGTGCTCCCATGTGCCCCACAAGCTCCAGGCTCAGGCAGAACAGCAGAGTGGGTCCTCCAAGGCCCATGACCTGCCAATCAGAATGGTTGCCCCTTCCTCTATGAACCTGGCTGCCCTCTGCTGGAGAGTCGCTGTAATATGTAAACACACCCATGGTGTCCTCTGTATGGATGCCCAGCTGCCTGTAATAGGGGTCGCAGAAGGGGCTGGGAAGGGTCAGAATTGAGCTGCCAGTGACAGGGAAGGGCAGCCTCATGCCCTGTGTTTGTCTAGGAGCTGCAGGCCGTGGCACAGCAGTTCTCCCTTCCCCAGGAGCAAGTCTTGCAGGAGCTGGATGGTGAGGGTAACAGCTGGCTGGCCGGCACCAGGGCCCCCTGCCCAGGCCTGCCAGGGGGGTCCCTCTTACTCCCTTATCCCAGATCCACCTGGACTCAGCCTCGCAGAAGTGGGCATCCTGCCCAGCTGGACAGCCAGCACAGCAGCAGCTGCGGGACCAGCTGGAGAAGCCAGCGCCCCCTGCAGAGCGCAgtgccagggcctggggaggCAGGATGGATGGTGGGGAGGGCCCTTGGGCTCCTGGGGGGGCGAGCCCTCCAGACTGCCCTGTGCTTTCTAGGTGTCAGTGAAACCATCGGGAGCATGATTCACACCCAGCTCAGGAACACCGTGTACCTGGCACTGGCCTCTGTGCTCAGCGTGGGTCAGGGTGAGCTGGATTGGAGCCCTGTGCAGTGTGGGGCCCTGCAGGCATCCTCCTGGGCAGGCTCACCCTCACCCAGCCCTGGACTTCTTGGGCTACCTCAGCGGGCCCCACACTTGACTTTCCCATAGCATTATCCCAGGATCCCAGCATTATCCCAGGAACCCTTGTCCTTTGGCATCCCTGCTCACATCCTGGCTTAACATGCCCTGGGGAAGTTTGCACTCTAACTACAGAGGTTAATGAGTGCAGGTCCCtttggctgggggaggggcatgtTCTACCTCTTGCCAGGCCTCTGATGATGCCAGGGGCCCTGGAGACTGCTCAGGCTGGGTGTGGGTCTCTCAGCCCTGCAGGACTCCACAGACCATCTCCGAGTCCTGAATGCCACCTCGGTGGAGCTGCGGGAGGGGCAGCAGAACCTGGAGCCGGCCATCCAGGGGCAGCGGGAACGCCTCCTGACCCTGCTGCAGGAGCCCGGGTGCCAGGGGAACTGTGCAGGGGCCCTGAGCCGGGCCCGCGCCCTGGAGCTGGGCGCCGACTTCAGCCAGGTGCAGGCCCAGGGCGGAGGCCCCTTGGAGCTAAGGGCCACTCTGCCTGCTGCCCAGGAATCCCGAGGCATCCGAGTAGCCCAGGTGTTTCCTGAGGCAGACTCCAGGTCCTCCGCTGGCTGGTCCCCCCTTTCTCCATGCTCCCAGGGTTAAGAGGGTCATCGTGGCAGTGGGGCAGGCGCTCTCCtcaggccaggcactgtgctgtgaGCTTCATGTATCGGCTCCTCAAATCCTCACTGCCACCCAGGGCAGTCGAGGCCATGGTGGTTccttcccattttacacatgagaacaCTGAGGGCTCAGAGGcatctgtccccctcccccagcaatcCCTCTCAGGCCTCTCCACGGACTTCTTCataacctcccttccccatttcagGTGCCCCCTGTGGACGATGTTATGCATCGGCTGAAGGGTGTCCCTGAGGCCAACTTCTCCAGCATGGTCCAGGATGTGAGTGTCCCTCTAGGCTACCCAACTCCTCCCCCACCTGCCTGGGAACTCACAAGTGAGGACCCTCAATTTCCCCCTTTGGGGCAGGAACCCATTTGAACCTAAGTCTTAGGGACTCAACTACTACCTGGTGCCCTGGGCTGGAGGCTCATGGTGCCCATCCTCAGTGTGCACATGGTCTGGTGCAGGAGGCAGGCCCAGAGCTCAGAAGGAAGAGCTAGGACCCTCAAGGGGTAGGGCTGGGGGCCGCACGGAGCGAATGCTCAGGCTGaaccctgggggaggggagggtgcagTGGGACCCTGCTGGGTGGTGGCTGGAGCAGAAGGTTCCAGGAGGACGGAAGTGGGAGCTGAGGATGGGAGggagtgatgcagctgggctTTCCGGAAGAGAGCTGAGTTGTTCACAGTAGTCCAGGAAGAGGGGTGGGACAGAAAGGAGGGGTCTGTGGGGAGCAACGCTTTGGGGAGTTGAGTCCCGGGCcgaaggaggggagaggaaggcagCAACCCAGAGAACAAGGGGATCCTATTTCCCAGGTGGGATCACTGAGGGGGGATGCCCTCCCTCTGGGCCTGGTGACTTCGGGTTCCCCAAGCTGGGACACTGGGTGGAGGGTGGAAGCCACAGTTCCACTTGGTTCCCACAGGAGAACAGCACCTTCAACAGCCTCCCGCTCCTGGCAGCCCTGCAGACATACAGCGTGGTCAGAGGTGAGGCCCTGCCCAGGGCTCAGGGCAGCTGCCCACCTGCTACCCCAGTCCCACCCGTACCAAGGAGGCTTGTTGAGAGGAGTCGGCGAGGGTGGAGTGGGGAAGGGTGTTCTCCTTGGCTGGGCCCTGACAGCGAGTGGGCTTTCTGTGGGTGTCTTCCCCATCTCATAAGTCCCCGCTGCTCTGGGCAGACCTGAAGGAGGCAGTGGCCCAGCAGCCCGAAGGTGTGAAGACACTGGCCAAAGGGTTCCCGGACTTGATGGCAGCCTCCCGCTGGAGCCAGgccctggagaagctggagcagagCAGCCGCCCCTACCTACAGGAGGTGCAGAGATATGAGACATACAGGTGCCTGGGAGCCGATGGGGTAGGGTGGGTGGCCCAGCCTCTCTGCAGCCCCGAGGCCCATTTCTCTCCCCTACCAACCCCTGGCTGTACTGAGCCTCTGTCTCCATTTAAGCCAAGACCCCTGCCTGACTCCTTGGTCCTCCATGTCCTCACTTGGTCATGTGCCCCCAGGACATGAGCCTGGGGACCTCATTGAAGCAGAGGCCTCAGGAAGTGTTCACACATGCCCTCCTAAAACCCCAGCCTGGAGGTTAGAGACCTCACCCAGCCACTAGGTCCCACACTGGCTCATGCCGGTGCCCAGCTGCCTCCCTTCTCAGTGACACCACACCCTCCCTGTGGCAGGTGGATTGTGGGCTGCGTGCTATGCTCCATGGTCCTGCTTGTGGTGGTCTGTAACCTGCTGGGCCTCAGCCTGGGCATCTGGGGGCTGTCTGGAAGGGAGGATCCCAGCCACTCGGAAGCCAAAGGCGAGGCCGGAGCCCGCTTCCTCATGATGTAAGAAAGGCCGTGGAGAGGGGAAGGGTGTCTCCCCACTGTGCTGGCCAGATTCCTCCCACTCCCGTGGACAGCTCCTGGTGTGGCTACAGGAAAGGAATCCTGGGAGTCAAGAGACTGAGGTTTAGTGCTGGCCTCAGAGGCAACTCACTGGGTGACCCATCTAATGATGCTAACTCATCTGGACCTCAGTGTCCCACCTGTATAAAGGGGCTGGACTAGAGTGGGAGTAGCAAAGAAGCAGcacttccccccccccacacacaccagcgGCAACTTCCCACTGAGTACAGACACGGCCTCAGAATCTTTCTCAGCCCAGCTCCCAGGCAGCCACCACCTCCAATAGGAGGCAGCATCCCTAGACAAGAAGGTCTCTAAGGCCGGGGTGCCACGTACACTTGCACAAGCTGTTCACTACACAAGGGCACCTGGCCAGAGAAGCGACTGGGGGCTAAAATCCACCCCATGTTTTACCCTCCAAGCCTCGCAGCCTGGCAAAGAAGCCCAACAAGTCAGTGGCAACAGGTCTAAGGATCTGTACTACTCAGACCCACTGGGGTGCTGCTCAATGACCCTTTTGAGGGCTGAGTTCCGGAGCAGGTCACCTCCCTGGGCTCTAGTCCCACAAGGGAGTAGTCTTGGCTCTTCTAACAAAGCAGCTGCTCTCTCCCTGAGGCTGCCAGGGCCGGCCAGGGCACCAGCGGTCAGGTGGGGATGGGGTGAGGAGGAGGTCGGGGTGCTCAGGAGCCCTGAATCCTTCTCCTGCCCAGGAGGTTGTGTCCTCCGAGATCCTCTCCTCAGAAGGCTCTGTCCTGGAGCCAACTCGATGACTGTGCTGGCCCTGGGACACAGGCGGGGCAGGGGGTGTGCGGCAGGCTTCGCTGTCCCTCAGTGCGGTCTCTCACCCTCCCCAGAGGTGCCGGCTTCAGCTTCCTCTTCGCTGTCCCCCTCATCCTCGTCCTCCTTGCCACCTTCCTGGTGGGTGGCAATGTGCAGACGCTGGTGTGCCGGAGCTGGGAGAGTGGAGAGCTCTACGAGGTGGGCCTGTCCCCACTCTGGGGCCCAGAGGGAGGTGGAGGAAGGTGTGGGAAGAACAAGAGGGTTAGGAGAAAGGGGGAGCCAGAGGGGGCAAAAGAGGGATGGAGGAGCAGGAGGGATGAGGACAGAGGCCAAGAAAGAAAACCAGTGGAtagggaggagcagagagagagagagagagcacccaTGTGTCCCTGGGACGCTGCGCAGGGCCCAGGGCAGGGACCCTGAGAGACTGCACCCAAACCCGAGCCCCTCTCCTCTCCTAACCCTGAGTCCGGAAACTGGAAATCCTGGTGCCTGGTGTGCTCCTAGTAGGTGAGCTGTGATGCTGGTCTGGATTCTCTGCCAAAGATCAGGCGACCACCCCTCTGGGACATTCATGGGAAGAGGCCCTGTAAGGATTGAGGGCCTAGGTGTAATTTGAGTTAGAGTCTAGGATTGGGCTGGAGTCACAGGGGTGTTTCCCATGCCTGGTCTCTGCTGTGCCGAGGCAGCAGGCCAGGCCCTCGGGGAGCCGGGGGAGCATCGTTGCCCCCGCCGCTCTGTGCCCCATTGCTCCCTGCCCCACTCCCAGTTTGCAGATATCCCAGGGAACTTGCCCCCGTCCATGAACTTGTCGTACCTTCTTGGCCTGCGGAAGAATATCAGCGTCCTCCTGGCCTACCAGTGAGTGGACAGCCtgagctgggggctggggtgtgggaggggcaggggggctGAGGTGGGCGTCCCCTTAGGGTGAGGTCAGCCCCCACCTGCCAGTCCTTGTTGCTCACTTTTGGGTCCCGTTGTTCCTCCCCAGGCAGTGCAGGGAAGGGGCCGCACTCTGGAGTGTCCTGCAGCTCAATGACTCCTACGACCTGGAGAAGCACCTGGATATCAGGCAGGTGAGAACATTCCAGAAGGCTCTGAGGACCTCTCCTGCAGACATCCACACTCTGGTCTTACCTCTGTGGAGGCACCACCTCTTTGAACCTGAGAAGTCTGCATGAGCGATGGAGGGGCCTCAGGGCACAGGCCCCAGCTGCAAGCTCAGGGCCTGGCCCAGGGGAGAGCCTGGGGAAGGtgccaggtgtgggggtgggggtgtggagcCTGTGCTCCAGGGTAAACTCAGCACAGCTGAGGCTGTAACAGAAAGGATGATGATAGTTAGAGGACGAGGGAGCACGTGTGTCCTGACTGAGGACAGGCATTGGTTGGTATGCTCCGGTCAGGAGGAGGATGGCCAGGGAGGGGACACGGTGGTTCCTTAGGTGGCTCCTCCAGCAGTGTCTTCAACCAGACAGGAGTCCACAGGAGTCCTCAGGACTAGGCCAGAGACACTGTGCTGTGCATAAAGCCATGGCCCTCCAGCAGAGGGGTCTCAGCCTGGCCCTGGGAGGGGAGGGTCCAGCCCACAGAAGAGTGCACAAAGAGGGCTTCAGATTCAGATGGACTGGGCCGTCTTCAGAGGCCATCTGGCAACATACCAAAGGTGACCTTAAAAATACATGtccccgggccgagcccgtggcgcactcggtagcatgctgcgctaggagcgcggcgacgctcgctcccgccgcgggttcggatcctatatgggaatgactggtgcactcactggctgagtgccggtcacgaaaaaaaaaaaaaaaaaaaaaatacatgtccCCAAAGGAGCTGGTAACAAGCTGATTCTGCAGCGATAAATAAGACAAGTTGTGCATTCTAGGGCTCTGGGAGGGCACAGCCTGACCTGACACTTTTCCCGAAGCTGAACTTGTCTGTCACTGACACCTGAAATGCTGCCGTAGCCCCCGCCTCTGCGGAAGGCAACCTGGCTGGATAGGGAGAGGCGAGCGGAGCTGGGCTGCATTCTCTAACTTGCTGTGTCACTTTGGGCAAGTGAACGTTCCTCTCTGATCTCGTTTCTTACTTGTTAAACACGGGCTGGATTTCATGAGCTCTGAATCTCTTCCAGCAATGGTAGGAAATGCTGAGGATCTTTCTTGAAATGCAGCTGCATCCATTCGCCATGCATGCGTCCATTCATTCACACAGTCAATAGACCTGTCCCTTGTCCACCGCATGCGAGCTTCTGCTCTAAGTGGTAGGGCTTGGGATGAAATAGGCAGACAAgccctgctctcatggaactAACAGCAACAAACAAGTACACAATTAAATAAGAGAATTTCAGAGCAACAGGTACTGTGAAGTCCTTAACACAAATGATGTGATAAAGAGGGACTGAGAAACCTGTTTCATatgaggtggtcagggaaggtctctGTCACAGCCCAGTAGCCAGGTAGGTGCTGGAGGAAggtggtggagggaggggaggaagcagAGGCCTACTGGGTGCCTGTCTGGGGCTGGGCGCGTGGCCAGGGTAGGGGGCCCTGGCTATCCAGGAGGTAATGGTGACCCCTCGACTAGGGGAACATCTCTGAGGTCCTGGCTCAGCAACTGGGCATGCTCCACATCCCATCCCTTCCCTCCCAGTATA
It encodes:
- the PROM2 gene encoding prominin-2, giving the protein MVCALSLLAPLLGLGLGLALSLAGTAAVDCGPIGAAERLTFAPAARARWLVPRVRAPGPLDPLYGTVRRFLSVVQLNPFPSELVKALLNEPSSVKVEEVVQYEAGYVVCAVIAGLYLLAVPTTGLCFCCCRRRRRCGGRVKMEHKAMACERGTLMAFLLLTTLVLLVGVICAFVTNQHVHEQTGPSMEAVPETLLSLQGLASNIPQELQAVAQQFSLPQEQVLQELDGVSETIGSMIHTQLRNTVYLALASVLSVGQALQDSTDHLRVLNATSVELREGQQNLEPAIQGQRERLLTLLQEPGCQGNCAGALSRARALELGADFSQVPPVDDVMHRLKGVPEANFSSMVQDENSTFNSLPLLAALQTYSVVRDLKEAVAQQPEGVKTLAKGFPDLMAASRWSQALEKLEQSSRPYLQEVQRYETYRWIVGCVLCSMVLLVVVCNLLGLSLGIWGLSGREDPSHSEAKGEAGARFLMIGAGFSFLFAVPLILVLLATFLVGGNVQTLVCRSWESGELYEFADIPGNLPPSMNLSYLLGLRKNISVLLAYQQCREGAALWSVLQLNDSYDLEKHLDIRQYTNKLRQELQGLKVNMQDQDLLSPAAHRDLRALQSSGIESIHYPDFLIQIQKPVVKTDVEQLAQELEGLAQAQGSSVLGQQLQEEAQGLRNLYQQKVMPQQNLVAKLNLSVRALASSAPKLQLETSDVLGNITHLKGELPAWATRIVRNVSECVLSREMGYFSQYVAWVREEVTERIATCQPLSGALDNGRVILCDMMADPWNAFWFCLGWCTFFLIPSIVFAIKTAKYFRPIRKRLSSTSSEETQLFHIPRVTSLKL